The Bacillales bacterium genome segment GGTGCCATCGGCCAACAAAACGTAGGCATCGACGTTATCTTTGTCCAAGGACAATGCTTCTTTGGCGAGCGCCGCTCTTTCTTTCGGGTTCCCGGTTCCCCACGCTTCGTCGACCAAGTCTTCGGCCTTTCTTTTTTCGGTCACCTTCTCCAGCCGGCGATCCTCGAGCGGCTGTTGCATGTATTCCCTAATGAAACGCTCCATGTCTTCTTCCGATTCAAACTCCTTATCGCGCATCGCTTCGCTGAATTCTTCGAGTTGTCGTTCCAGCGACATATCTTTTTTCGCCACGAACGAATCGGCGGCCATAGGTGACTCAAATAACATGTCCTCGTATTCGTCTGCCAAAGCTTGATAGCGTTGGGAAACTGTCGTGACGGAAACGCCGTACTTTTTCGCGATTTCTTTTTGCGTCACGGGGTTGCCTTCCAACTGGTGCATCAAATATTCGAGTCCGGCGGCTGGGGCTTCAATTTTTCCTATATTCGCGGGATAGTGCTCACAGTAGTTGTGCCAGATTTCAAGGGCAAAGGCTTGAACGGACGGGGGCAAATGCTCGCTGCGTGCGCAAAAACATTGAGCGGCCTGCCTTGCTCTCTCATCAGACCAATCGAAGTGATCCACCAATTCTGCCGGGTTCAGCGGTTCAAAGAACAGCTCCCGCAAAAATTGATCGTAATGATTCTTCATCCGCTCACGAATCGCTTCAGCGGACAGATCCCTATTCATGCCAATTCCATGTTTAACCATCTCTAAATTAACAGTATGATAAGCGAGTAAGAATTGATGCTCGTTGGCATTAAAAGGCACGAGAATGCCGTGGAGTCCGCTTCCTGGTTCGGGCTGCTTGACCGCTTCGCCGCAGCCGACTTTGATCCGGTCCTTTGAGCCTAGTTCTTTTACATAAAAATAAGAGTCGTCTCCTTTTCCGACGCATTCATAAAATGCCGGAACCGGATCCCAACGGGCAACGACAGTCTGCGCTGACGGGCGCAGTTGCGGTTTCATTTTTTCATAAAATTGTTCGAAATACGTTTTGGCGCCCACCGGTTTGTTAAAGAACGCCCAGATGGCATACAGTTCGACATAAGCTTCGCTTATTTCCGGCGCGCCTGCCTCTTCGACCTCCTTCCTAATTTCATCAAGTGCTTCAGCCGCTTCGTGCAAATAGTGATCGTATCTTTCGCTCAAGGCCGCATGAACTTGTTCTAACTCCCGCTTGACGATCCGGTCTTTTTCCGCAGCTGCATCAATGACCTTCCCTGCGCAACATTTCTTGTACTTCTTCCCGCTCCCGCACGGACACGGGTCATTTCGTCCGATCTTCGCCATCTCGCTCACACTCCCAGACACCGATTTTATCTTGATTTTAGCATATTGTCGGTTGCTGGCGTAACGGGGGACGCTGCGGGGCTTTGAATCGATGTGATTTTTCGGCCTCGTGCCGAAAATTTTCCGAATTTGCTTTGCGGCGAACATGCAACCCGGAATCGCTCATGAGAGACGCTATTGGATGAGAATGAGCGGATTTTTTGAAAAATCGCTCACTGAACACGCTATTTGCCGGAAATGTTCCTCGCAGCGGGTCATATAAGCAAGATTTTGGAAAATAACGCACCTCATGAGCGATTCTTCCGGAAAACGGGCGTTTTTAAGAAAATAAGGTCGCTGGTGAGCGATAATTTTTCATCGCAGCGGCGAAACTGTCCGATACCCGTTCACCCCTACGGACATCTCACGAACCTATTTTTCGAATATTATCATATATCCGATACTTGCTCTGCGGAATTCCCGGCTGTGGCATAAGCCGTTTGGTTTAGACCTTGTGCAATCCGTGTTACACTAAATGTGAAGCCTTAGGGGGAAAAGGAGACTATTATGGATATACAAGCTTTTCAAATTTACCGAAGACGCTATAAGCGCATACAATCAGCCGCGCAAATGTATGTCATCATGTACGAGCATCGTCCGACGATTGCCGAACTTTCTTGGTTAACCTTCCTGTCGCCTGAGCACATCTTGGAAGCGATCGAATTTGGGAAAGACTCAAACGCCGCTTAACCCTCCCCCAAACACCACAAACATAGACCTTCTCCAATCATCACCTGAAACGAAAAGTCGAGCATCGCATGAGGCGCTCGCGAACGCCGCTCATGGATGCTCAATTTTTATGCCTGCCGAGCGTTTTGCTTGACAATTTTATATTATTGTGTTAATATTAAAAATTTATTGACAATTACATATTCGCCTCATATAATGAAACCGATGAACGAGGAGGCTGAACGTATGAAAATCGCTGACGGCGTTTATATGCTGGAAAACACCACCGGGGTGATGGGGCAACCCAATACTGTGCATCCGATCCTGATCGCATCAGACGATGCTTTCGTTTTGATCGACACGGGATTTACCGGACAATTTCCTCAATTGCAGGACGCACTTGAAGTGCACGAGGTACCGCTTGAAAAATTGACCGACCTCATCATCAGCCACCAAGACTTGGATCACATCGGGAACATGCCGGAAGTTGTTGCAAACGCACCGCATGTGCGGGTGCTGACTCACGAGCTGGAAAAGCCGTTCGTTCAAGGTGAACAACCGTTGCTGAAATACGATGTTGCCGAAGTCGAAAAGTTGCCGGCAGAAATTCCGCAGGCGTTCAAGGACGGACTGATTTCGCTCATAAAAAATCCGCCGCAAGCACAGGTGGATGGGCTTTTGGCAGACGGCGACGTGCTGCCGATCGCCGGCGGCATGACCGTCATTTTCACCCCAGGGCATACGCCCGGGCACTTGAGCTTTTATTTGCACGAGAGCAAGATTTTGATCGCCGCGGACGCGATGATGGTCGAGGACGGCCGTCTGAACGGCCCGGCGCCGCAGGCGACTTACGATTTGGCACTCGCCGCGGAATCGTTGAAGAAGTTCACGGAATATGACGTGGAAAAAGTGGTCTGTTACCACGGCGGCTTGTATGAAGACGCGCCGAACACGCGGATTCGCGAGTTGGCCGGGGGATGAACGAGAAAAACAGCGGAACGCGGCGCACTCAGTGGCACCGATCCTCGTTATCGCTCCGCTGCCCCCGTTCATTCGTTAATGGATCAAATGAACAGGGGTTTTCGCGGTCGAAGTGCTGGAATCGATCATGAGAGACGCTATATTGATCAAATCCGCGGTTTTTAAAAATTATCGATCATATGTAACGCTATTTTCGTAAAAACTCCCGAAATCGCACCGATTTCCGTAAGGTTTTTGAAAATAGCGCTTCTCATGAGCGATTCCATCTTAAAACCGGATTTTTCAAGAAAATAGCGCTTCTCATGAGCGATTTTAAAGAAGCATGAGATTTTCGGTCCACCGAAAAGGTAAGATGAAGAACGTTCCCCCGTTCATTCGTTGATGGATTGAATGAACGTGGGTTTTCGCGGTGGAAGTGCTGGAATCGATCATGAAAGAAGCTATATTGAGCACCTTTCGAGTCAGCTTCTTTACGTTCTTCGTCGATTCCGCAATTTCTACAAATTCAGCTGCCACGATACCCCGTACCGGTCTTCGACCCGTCCGTATTTTTCGCTGAACGGTGATTCCGCGAGCGGCGTCAGCACTTTACCGCCGTCCGCAAGCCCACGAAACACGCGCTCGATTTCTTTTTCCGTCCGGCATTGGACAAACAGCGACATCGCCGGCGTAAACGGATGCGGCTCCTCCCCGCTGCCGTCGACAGCCATGAACGACAACCCTTTCAACCGGAAGACCGCATGCCGTACGCTGCCGTCTTCGTTATGATGAAGGCTTTCCATCGACGCATCATCAAACAGCGACACATAGAAGCGAATTGCCTCTTCCGCTTGCCCGTTGAATTTCAAAAAAGTCGTGATGTCTTGCATCGAAATCCTACTCCTTTTCCTCTTGCCATGTGATTTTCATCGCATAATCGGCTTCGCCTTTCTTCCATTTTGCGTGAATGACGTAAATGAATGGGTGTGGCTCATCCGGGAGTTTGACAGAATCGCCCGAAATCGGTGTAAACTGAACGTCATGGTTCTTCCAGACGCCAGCCTTGAGGGCTTCAGGTTCGCGATCAAAAGCAATCGTCACGACAGCATTCCTTGAAACGACATTCACTTTTTTACATATTCCTCGGGGGAAACCGCATCGGCGATAACTGTTCTTCCGTGGTCCGACCAGGAATAGGTGCCGATTTTATAAAAAAGTTCTTGTCCCCCCGCGGTAATCGTCGGCCGTGGCGGTTTCAACTCACCAGGATCGCCTTGACATCCAGCCAATAAGAGCAACATTACAACCCCTGCCATGAATGGTTTCAAGTTTACCCCTCCTCATAATCTGCACGCCAACTCACATCCTACCGCTTCCGACGCCGCCTCGTGACGACAGTATATTCCTTGATCGAACATCCATTCCGATTCTACCACACGCGGCCCGAATAAAACATGCCGCCTGAGGAAAATTTAACAAGAGATTGAGGCGAAAGGAGTCAACCCGATGAAGGTAAACGCCGCTAGGGCAAGCATCGATCGGTTAAAAAATTTACCGACAACGGCACGGCCGTCCATTGATGCGGAACAAGTCGTCGTGCCGGAAGGCTATCGCGCGGAAGTGGTGATGGCTGGGCTTTCGTTCCCAACCGGCATGACGTTCGCGGAGGACGGCACGTTGTACCTCAACGAAGGCGGAAGCACGTGGCCGACGCGCCCGTCCTCGATTCCACGAATCTTGAGGCTGTCGCCGGCAGGCGAGCTCGACGTGTTCGCGGAAGAGACGCTCGGCGGCCCGCGCGGGCTCGCGTACCGCGACGGCTATTTGTACGTGAGCGTCAAAGGCGGGTACCATACCCGCATTGTGCGCTACGACGTCGAGACGCGGGAACGCGAGGTGCTGTTCGACCAAATTCCGGACGGCGGCTGGCATGAGCCGGGAGGTCCGGTGTTCGGGCCGGACGGCCTGTTGTATTTCGCGCAAGGGTCGGTTGCCCAGCAAGGGGTCGTGTTGCCGCAAGGCTATACGGTGGACCTTGCGAAGCATCCGGAAGCGTGCGACGTGCCCGGCGAAGACGTGACGTTGACTGGGAACAATGTGTGGAGCCGCGACCCGTTGACGCCGGATCCGTACCTTGTGAAGACCGGGCCGTTCAAGCCGTTCGGGAAGGCGGAAAAAGGCGAGGTCGTCAAAGGGCGGTTGTGGTGCTCACAGGCGTCTGGAGGGCGAAGCCCGACGGCAGCGACGTTGAGTTGCTGGCGTGGGGCATCCGCAATCCATACGGCATGGCGGTTAATGAGGACGGCGAACTGTATGTGTCCGACAACGATTATGAGGAAAAAAGTGAACGGGCGACCGCCGATGATCCGGACCGGATTTGGCACATTCGCAACGCGAAAAAGCCGTTCGGGACGGTCGAGAAGCCGGACTGGTACGGCTATCCGGATATTCGCGGCGACGGGTTGCCGCTCTGGGATGAAAACCATTTGCCGAAAAAAGGGAAGGCGGCGGAGCCGCTGCTGGAAAATCGTCCGGAATGGGCGGGGCCGCCGGCGTATTATGAAAAGCCGCATTCGTGCATGACGAAAATGGATTTCTGCCGCTCGGAAAGCTTCGGTTCCCGCGGAAAGTTGTTTGCCTGCGAGTGGGGTACGCTTGCGCCGCTCAATTCGCCGAACCCGAAAGATTTACACCACAGCTTTCAAGTGATGTGCGTTGACGTCAACGAGGGAACCGGCGAACGGTTTTTTCACAATAAAAAATCGGGGCCGGGCACGGGCGGTCTCGAGCGTCCCGTCGATTGCAAGTTCCACCCGGACGGCGACAGCCTGTATGTGCTCGATTTCGGAACAGCTGACGTGTCAACGGGCATGATGCTGTCATACGCCCATACGGGCGCGCTTTGGAAAATTACGAAGGAGTAGCGAGGTGAATCGCATGCATACGAGCCGAACGGCGAGTCAACCGATCGTGATCGGACTCGCCGAGACCGATTGGAAAGAAAAGATCGACCGGATGGAGAAATGGCTCGAGACGACGAGCCTGGTGCAAGCCTCCTTTCATAAAATGGTCAACGATGCCGCCGAAGCGGTCACTGAACCGCACATCCGCAATGCCCTCGAAAAAATGGCCGAACGTGCCGAACGGCACGACCGCGAAATCGGCGAGCTGTTCCGTCTCATCGGCCGGGAACGAGCGGCCTTGCCGCAGGCGGCCGGCCCGGTGATGGGCAAAATGCTCGAACTGGCCGGCCATTCGCTCGACATGCTCGGCGGGGCGAGCGGCACATGGCGCTACTTGCACGAGCTCACGCTCGCCAACGACCACGTGCTCGGCGCCGTTGCCGTCACTGAGCAGCTGGCGCTCAGTCTCGGCATGAAAGAACCGGTGAAGCTCACGTTTCCGCTCATCCATGAGAAACAAACCGACCGGCTCGTGCTCATGGAATACATGCTTGAAACGGCGCCGCTGTCCATTTTATACGACCGGACCGTCTAGATTTTGCCTTCCCGGCATAGTCATGTACGAGAACGAAAAAGGAGGCGATCCTTTGCTCAACTACTGGACGCGCCCCCTGGACATCGCCCCGCCCGTCCGCCTCGACTCGGCGACCGTCCGGCTCGCCGCCGTCGCCGTCTTCAGCGCAATCGCGGCCATGTTCCAGGCCATGGGCGGCCTTTTTCCCGGCCCCGGCTACGCATTCAGCATGCTCGCGACGCTGCCCGTCGCTGTCAGCATACTTCTGTTCGCCCGCACCGGCTTGCTTTCCTACCCGCTTTGCTTTGCCTTGCTCTTTTTCCTGCAACCGAGCGAGCTCGTCGTGTTCCCTTTCACGACCGGCCTCCTCGGCGTCTCCGTCGGCCTGGCCTTCCTTCTTTTCCGGCGCCGGCTCCCGATCGTTTTTTTTAACGCGGCCGCTTTAAGCGCAGGCATTGCTTTCGCATTGTATGGGCTTCGGTTTCCCGTGCTCGGCCCGGAATTCCCGACACGCGTCGGACTCGCCGCTGTCACGGTCATCGTTTCGTTCTCGCTCCTTTACAGCTGGGCGTGGACCGAGTTTACCGCTTTCGTATGGAAACGGATCGCCCCGGCGCTCCGCCGTTGAATCGGACGATGTTTTTGTTTCCCGGAGTTCGGGAACACTGACTACGAGACTTCTTAAGAAAAGAGGGATCGCTATGCAAAGCAAAAGATCACAGTACCAGCCGGTGCAAGGCGCGGGTGAATCGCTTTCGGATGCCCAGGAAGTCCTGTACGCGAAAGCGTTCAAGGCCGCCGACATCGCCGGCGGTTACCGGAAGCCGCGCGTGCGGCGCGCGAAGCGCGAGAAAAAAGACGACTGAGCCTTGCGTAACCCCCAACGACGACGTTGGGGGTTGTTCATGTTCCCGACAACCAAACGCCTTAAGACACACCCCTCATTCTAACGAACCTAAAAGACCCTTAGCAGTGAAAAATGAACATCAAACAACTGTAACGAACATTAGAGGCCCTTAGACGCTCCAGACCGATCCAAATGACGGCGAATCGAGGGCTAAGGGCCGAAAATGTTCGTTAGAAAAAATAGCGGCGTAAAAAATGGCGCTAAGGTGATCTAATGTTCGTTAGAACATAGAACTTCCTTTTGTTGTCATTTTTCCTTGAATTGCAACAGGTTCTGGTAAATGACCTGATCGGAATTTTCCAATTCCGCCGATCGCCTGTCGAACCACGGCCGGCACATGCTTTTCGCCATGAGCGCTCCATCGCTTTTCCGATAACACTCGTTTCCGGTGTAAACGTAGGCGTCGGTGACGAAACTGCCGTCCCGAAACACAACAAAGTCTTCTTTTTCCGGAGAAAACAAGTCGTGCCCGAAATGGATGAACTTCGAGGTGTCGATGCCGAGCAGATGCAAAAGGGTCGGACGGATGTCGATTTCGCCGCCGACGGTATGGATCGTTTTCCCTTCCGTTTGTCCCGGCACATGGATGATCAACGGCACCCGCTGCAATCGGATCCGTTCAACGGGGGACAACTGTTCGCCGAGCACTTGTTCCAGCCCTTCCTCGTACGCTTCGGAGATCCCGTAATGATCACCGTACAATACAATGATCGAGGAATCGTACAACCCGGAAGCTTTCAATTCCTGGAAGAACCGTTTCAACGCCTCGTCTTCGTAACGAACGGTCATGAAATACCGGTTGACGATCTCGTAATCGCTGTTCGGCGGGTCAATCAACTCGTCTTCGGGATCAATCAAAAACGGGAAATGATTGGAGAGCGTAATGAATTTCGCATAAAAAGGCGGCTCCAGCTGCTTCACGTATTTCATCGATTGCTCGAAAAACGGGATGTCCTTCAGTCCGTAATTGATCGTATTTTCCTCGGTCATGCGATAATCCCGCGCCGAATAAAACCGGTCGTACCCGAGCGAATCATACATATCGTCCCGATTCCAAAATGTGCGGTCGTTGCCGTGAAACACGACCGATTGATAGCCGCGGCGATCCAAAATTTCCGGCAAAGCTTCATACTCGTGATCCGGGTAACGGACAAATACCGAGCCGCTCGGCAGAGGATAAAGCGAATTATCGATCAAAAATTCCGCATCCGACGTCTTCCCTTGCTCGGTTTGGTGATAAAAGTGGTCGAAATAATAACTTTCGTCGATCAAGTCGTTCAAGAACGGCGTCACTTCCTGCCCGTTCACCTTTCGGTGAATCACGAAGGTTTGTGTCGATTCGAGCGAAATCAAGATGACGTTTTGGTTCTTGTATTTCCCGAACAAAACGGGATTCGGGCTAATTTCGTGTTCAGCGACGTACCGTTGGATTTCCTCAAGGTCGTTGTCAGAAGCCAGCGCAAGCGCGGCCACCGGTTTCAACTGGGAGACGAGATCGTAAAGATGGTAATTCATGATGCCAAACGCTTTCGCAATCGCTTCCCGGTTGTAAAACGCTTTAAACAAGTTAGGGTTCTCCGCCTTCACGAGCGCGACATTGGCCAACAAAAACAAAACCGCAACCGTGACTGTCAGCCCTCTTTGTTTTTTCGTAACCGGGGTCGGCCGCCACTCGTCTTTTCTCCACCAGACAAAAAGCGCAAGCAAGTCAACGAACAGGAATACATCATACGGACTGGCAAGCGCAACCGTACTCTGCGACAATCCCCCGACGTTCGGCAGCTGCGTGATGACCGGCAGCGTGATGAAATCGATGTAAAATCGGTAATATAAAATATCGGCGTAAAGCAGCATCGTGGCGAGAAAATCGACGATCAACACCGTGGAGCCGCGCAGTTTTTTTCCGAAAAAGAAACTTAGCGACAGCACGAGGATCGACGAAGCAATCGGATTGATCCATAAAATGATTTGCTGCAACAAGCCCGTCGTCTTTAAATCGGTATAAAATTGCAAGACGGCATACGATTTCAGCCAAAACAAGATCACCGCCGTCAAATAAAAGATCCATGTAGAACGTCCGCGGAAAAAAATCAAAACCACCTCCGGTTGGAAAACGCATGATCGCAAAAGAATTTCAGCATGAAAAAAACGGCACGAACCGGGCTTGCCACCCGATAGCCGTCCCGTTTATCGAGCAAAGCGCTGCAATTCTGCAAGCAAGGAAAGCAGCTGTCCTTTGGAATGCTCGCCCATGAGCGAAATTTGCACCCAATTTCGCTTGAGCAAATACTCGCTTCGATAGCTGAGCAAGTAGCCGGCGCGCTCAAGGGCTTCTCCGGCCGCAAGTGAATTCGTTTCTTCGGGCAATTCGATCGTTACGATGCCCGGTGACGTGTTTTCATCCGATCCGAACAAGACAAATCCGCGATCGCGAAGCTCGCCTCGGAGCCATGCGGCCAATTCGGCTTGTTTGCGGAACAACTCGCCGTCTTCGAACCGTTGCAAGGCGGTTTTCAATGCGTAAACGAGGTTCGAAGAATGGGTGAACGGCACGCCTTGCTTTGATGCGTAGTAACCAAGATCCAAATACCGCGGAATGCGGGTGCTCGGTTGGACATCGTGATTATAAAAAACGGTTGCCAGTCCTGCGAAGGAACTCATCCCTTTACCGCTGCCCGACGATGCCAGAAACACGTCGGAAAGATCGACCGGGACGATGCCGATCGAACTGCAGCAGTCGAGACACAGCCGGACGTCGTGCAACCGGCACAGCCGCTTCAAGCTTTCCATATCGTTCAAAAGGCCTGTCGACGTTTCGCAATGCACCGTCCATAACCAACGAATCTCGGGATTTTCTTTGAGGCGTTCGCCGATTTTTTCGTAAGCCAACGGTTCGCCCCATTCGTGTTTCATCGTTTCGTGCGCCAGCCCGAAGCGTGCCGCGTGGTCGAGCAGCCGTTCGCCGAACTCTCCGTTCGTGACGATCAATCCGCGTCCTTCCAGCTGCGAAAGTTGGGCAGCGACGATGTCGTTCCCGAGCGTCCCCGTTCCAAGCGCAATTTCCACATGGTTCGTCCTCGTCAACTCGCACAGTTGCCGTTTCACGCGTTGAAAATCGTCGACAAACTGGCGCGAACGATGAGAAATCGGCTTTTCGCCGAACGTCTCACGCACTTTCTCATCCATCGCAACCGGCCCCGGCAAAAAGCTGATCGTCTCCGCCGGTGCCTCCGGTTGTTCTTCTTCGGCCGGCAAAGCGTTAAGACGCCGGAACATCGCCTCTTTCGCGAAAAACGCTTCCTTTGTCAAATACATCGGCTGAAACGGCGCTTCTTTCGTTCCGACCAACGGTCCGAACGGTACGAATCCGAGATGGCGGTACAATTTCTTTTCTCTCAACGTTCCGGAGATGATCGCCATGTCGTAACCGTATTCGAGGCAATAATCGATCAATTGCCGCGCCAGTCCGAGGAAAACGCGACCGTTCCGGTACGCCTTCTCAACCGCCAGCAGCCGCACTTCGCAAATTTTCCGGCCTTCCGGAAAATAAGCGTCCAAGTTTTCGAGCTTTTGATCGAGCGAAAACGGCCGATTGCCGCGTACGGCGATCATGCCGACGACGCGGTCGCCGTCCAGTCCGATGATGTAAGTGCTTTCGCTGTCGAAACGGTCAACGAGGCGGTTTTCCTCATTTCTTTCATGTTGAGGAATTTCTTCCACGAACGTTTTATAATTGAGCCGATAAATTTGTTCAAATTCGGCAGGTTCCGAAGCCATTTTGAACTTGAATGACGAAGCGGTAATCATGAATTCCACCCCAATGCTCATCAGGTGATTGCTAAGAACGGCGGGTGCCGAGCCGTTCCGCGAGGTTTTCCCGGTGGGAAAACAGTACGAGAGCGGCAATCGCCGCGATGCCGAGCGCTTGTACGCCCGGTTGACCGACCAAGACGGCAGTCAGCGGCGTGACCGCAATTGCGCCGAGACCGGCGATCGTAAAACTCCGCACGAAAACGTAGAGTACGAGAAATTGGGCGATGACCAGCCCCATCAAGATCCAGTTGAGTGCGAGAATCACCCCGATCGCCGCGGCAATGCCTTTGCCGCCGCGAAAACGAAATTGCAGCGGCCAAATGTGGCCCGCCACAACTGCCGCACCAGCGGCCGCGACCGCGAAAGGCTCGAGGCCGGCGCGGCGCGCCGCCCAAACAACGAGCATGCCTTTGGCCATGTCGAGCGCGAGCGTGACGGCAAAACCCGTGCGGCCGAGCACTCGGCTTACGTTGCGGGCACCGACGTTGCCGCTGCCGATGTCGTGAATGTCGGCGCCTTTCCCGAACCGGACCAAATAATAGCCCGCGGTAAGACAGCCGACACCGTATGCGGCAAGAACCATCAACCCTGAAACGGCGGCATGCATCGGCCCGCTCCTTTCCGTGCTTCAGCAAACGTTATGATTTTATTATTCTATCACAATTGTCGATCTTTTCACCATCTTGTCGGAAAAAATTACCGATTCGCCAAGAACGATTCGATGTCTTCGACCGTCCGAATCATCGCCGCAGACAAATTCTCATGGCCGTCCACAGTTACGAGTACGTCATCTTCCAGGCGAATGCCGATGTTTTCCTCGGCAATGTACAATCCCGGTTCAATCGTCAACACCATTCCCGGCACGAGATCCATGTCGCGATAGCGCCCGACATCGTGCGTATCCAATCCGAGCGAATGGCTGACGCCATGGTAATAATAACGATCAATTTCTTCATCTTTTTCAATCAAGCCGAGGTTCCTGCACCCTTCAGCAAGCACTTTTTTCGTATGTTTGTTCAGCTCCGCGAAATTCAGCCCTGGTTTTACCAATTCCGTCGTCTCTTTCAACGCCTGCAAAACTACGTTGTAAACAGCTTTCTGACGCTCGCTGAACTTCCCGTTAATCGGAAACGTCCGGGTCAAGTCCGCGCTGTAATAATCATACGTCGCCCCAAGATCAAGAAGAACGAGATCGCCGTCTTTTGTCTCGTCATCGTTGTTCACGTAATGAAGAATCGTCGCATTCTTCCCGGAAGCGGCAATCGTCGGAAACGCCGTTTCCTTCACTCCTTGCGTTTGCAGCGTGAAATTGAAATACGCTTCCAGCTCGTTTTCCTTCATCCCCGGCTTGGCGTGCTTCCATACATTCTCAATGCCGTCCTTCGTGATCGCAATTGCCCGGCGAATTTTATCAACCTCTTCCGGTTCCTTGACAACGCGGAGCTGCGTAATATCGGCATACACGTTCTCGACTTTCGCCTGAGGATACTTGACTTGCAGTTCGCGCGCGAATTCGTGTGCTTTTGACGGTCCAGCTCCCCAATTCATCAACTCCAAGTTCAAATAGACGGTTTCGATCTTTTCATTTTGCAAAGCGCTGTGGACGAATGCCGGAAATTCTTGTACCTTACGAATCTTCGAAATGCCCGAAGCCGCTTTCGCCTCTTCTTCCGACAGTTTCCGGCCGACCCACCTTTCCATAACCGGATCGTTTTCTTCGATAAACAACATCTCTTCGATCTTGCCTTCGCTTTTCTTGAGCGCGAAGATGATGTTCTCCCGGTCAATGCCGGTCATATAATAAAAATTACGGTTCGGAACGAATCGGTACGTCTCGTCAGCCGAACGGTGCGGCGCGCTGCCGGCAAACAAAATCGTCAACGACCCCTCCTTCAGAGCGCCGGATAACTTCTTTCGGTTGTTCGCAAAAAAATCGGCTTTCATACTAATAACCCCTCTCTTTTTCTCCGTTCGCGCGGAAAGCATCTTCTTATAAAATACCATAAGTCCCCTTGAACCTTCCAATTTTGCATCAAAAAAGCATGGGGACCGATTTCCGATCGGCTCATGCCGTCGATCGAATTTTCGGCATATGTGCGGTTTTTACAGAGGAACAAAAAAACCTGCCGGTCACGGACGCGAAGTCCATGACTGGCAGGTTTGGATGACCCATCGAGGTCTATTTAAAAAAGAATTGCAGCAGTTCGAAGATGAGCGCGGAAAGGATCGCTACCGAAGGCAGCGTAATAATCCATGTCAAGACGATCCGGCGCGCTACGCCCCATTTGACGCCTTTCACGCGCTGGGCGGTGCCGACGCCCATGATCGAAGAAGAAATGACGTGGGTCGAACTGACCGGCAAGCCGAGCCGCGAAAAGCCGAAGATGATGATGGCCGAACCGAGGTCGGCGGCCGCACCGTTCACCGGGCGGATTTTCATGATTTTGCCGCCGACAGTTTTGATGATGCGCCAGCCGCCGACAGCGGTGCCGAGACCCATGGCGAGCGCCGCGAGAAATCGCACCCACATCGGAATTTCCGCCGAGTTCAAATAACCAGCCGTAATCAGCGCGAGGGTGATGATCCCCATCGCCTTTTGTCCGTCGTTCGTGCCGTGGGCAAAAGACTGCAGCGATGCCGTGAGAATTTGAAACAGCCGGAAGCCTTTGTTCGTCTTTGACAACGGGAAGTTCTTAAAGATGATTTTAAACAAAAAC includes the following:
- a CDS encoding GNAT family N-acetyltransferase, with translation MITASSFKFKMASEPAEFEQIYRLNYKTFVEEIPQHERNEENRLVDRFDSESTYIIGLDGDRVVGMIAVRGNRPFSLDQKLENLDAYFPEGRKICEVRLLAVEKAYRNGRVFLGLARQLIDYCLEYGYDMAIISGTLREKKLYRHLGFVPFGPLVGTKEAPFQPMYLTKEAFFAKEAMFRRLNALPAEEEQPEAPAETISFLPGPVAMDEKVRETFGEKPISHRSRQFVDDFQRVKRQLCELTRTNHVEIALGTGTLGNDIVAAQLSQLEGRGLIVTNGEFGERLLDHAARFGLAHETMKHEWGEPLAYEKIGERLKENPEIRWLWTVHCETSTGLLNDMESLKRLCRLHDVRLCLDCCSSIGIVPVDLSDVFLASSGSGKGMSSFAGLATVFYNHDVQPSTRIPRYLDLGYYASKQGVPFTHSSNLVYALKTALQRFEDGELFRKQAELAAWLRGELRDRGFVLFGSDENTSPGIVTIELPEETNSLAAGEALERAGYLLSYRSEYLLKRNWVQISLMGEHSKGQLLSLLAELQRFAR
- a CDS encoding glycerol-3-phosphate acyltransferase, encoding MHAAVSGLMVLAAYGVGCLTAGYYLVRFGKGADIHDIGSGNVGARNVSRVLGRTGFAVTLALDMAKGMLVVWAARRAGLEPFAVAAAGAAVVAGHIWPLQFRFRGGKGIAAAIGVILALNWILMGLVIAQFLVLYVFVRSFTIAGLGAIAVTPLTAVLVGQPGVQALGIAAIAALVLFSHRENLAERLGTRRS
- a CDS encoding aminopeptidase P family protein, with protein sequence MKADFFANNRKKLSGALKEGSLTILFAGSAPHRSADETYRFVPNRNFYYMTGIDRENIIFALKKSEGKIEEMLFIEENDPVMERWVGRKLSEEEAKAASGISKIRKVQEFPAFVHSALQNEKIETVYLNLELMNWGAGPSKAHEFARELQVKYPQAKVENVYADITQLRVVKEPEEVDKIRRAIAITKDGIENVWKHAKPGMKENELEAYFNFTLQTQGVKETAFPTIAASGKNATILHYVNNDDETKDGDLVLLDLGATYDYYSADLTRTFPINGKFSERQKAVYNVVLQALKETTELVKPGLNFAELNKHTKKVLAEGCRNLGLIEKDEEIDRYYYHGVSHSLGLDTHDVGRYRDMDLVPGMVLTIEPGLYIAEENIGIRLEDDVLVTVDGHENLSAAMIRTVEDIESFLANR
- a CDS encoding anion permease, translating into MDTIFFVIILIVIFALVFDFSNGFHDTANTVATSISTGALPPRFAVILAGVMNFVGALAFTGVAKTITKGITDPFQLQNGLIVVMAALIAAVSWNIITWYFGIPSSSSHAIIGSVAGAAIASEGIHALNYDGFLGIILALVVSPFVALAFGFIIMFLFKIIFKNFPLSKTNKGFRLFQILTASLQSFAHGTNDGQKAMGIITLALITAGYLNSAEIPMWVRFLAALAMGLGTAVGGWRIIKTVGGKIMKIRPVNGAAADLGSAIIIFGFSRLGLPVSSTHVISSSIMGVGTAQRVKGVKWGVARRIVLTWIITLPSVAILSALIFELLQFFFK